DNA from Flavobacteriales bacterium:
ACCAAGGAGGCGCTGAACAAGGGCGGTGAGCTGGCCGGGAGCGCCGCCACCGAGGTCATTGAAGGCGTGACCAGCGGCGTGGAGAAGAGCTGGGGCATCGAGGTGCAGCTCTCCGATGCGCTACGCGCGCATGGACTGGCCGTGGGCAAGGTTCTGGTAGAGCCCGACAGCGCTGGCCAGGATAACCGCCTCGTCGTCTATCTCAGCACCTCGGCGGCGCTCCAGGATACCCTGCAGGCGATAGCGGTCGGTCAGGACGGCCTGGAATCCGGCCGGGCTGTTACGGTCGTGTCCTTGCCGGCCAACGGCGCCGACTACTTCGTATTCCGGTTCCAGAGTCGCACGCGGCTGGAGCGGAAAAGCCGGGTAACGCTGAACTGACCGCGCCCGATGCGGAAACGCAGAGGCCCCGGATGAATCCGGGGCCTCTGCGTTTCCGCATCGGGCTTGCTACTCCTTGAAGCCCACCATGATGGCCACGCAGCCCATGTGCACCATGTCGGTCTTGGGCTTGCTTGGCACCCAGACCACTACGCGCAACTGCGTGGTAGCCGCCGCCTTGAAGTCGAAGTGGGTCTTCGGGTCGTCGGCCATGCTCTCGAAGACGATCTTGTTGTTCTGGTCAACCAGCTTCCAATTGACCTCGCCGAGGATCTGGTGCACGCACACCATCACCCGGTACTCCTGGCCGCTGTAGAAAGTGAGGTTCACCTCGGCCTCCTCGCCAGGCGACAGCTGGGCGCCATTGAAGGTCTCATTGAACTTGTAAGGGTGCAGACCCGGCACGCACTTGTTCTTGGCGAACGACTTGCACTGGGCCTGTGCGGAGTGGGCAGCCAGCATCATGCCTGCAGCCAGCAACGCGGTGGCGAGGGTGGTTCGGAGCATGGCGGCGATCAGTTGATGTAGGTATTGCGGATGGCGGCGGCCTTCTCGGTGATGGCTGCGAGCTGGGCGTCTGTGAGGGTGGCGGCCCCGCCTTCAGCGCCGATGACCACGACGCCGTTCTCCTGCGTTGCAGTGACGCCGCCGCCGCCGCCGCCGACATCGGCATAGAGCGCGCTCAGCGCCTTCAGGTCCTCGCGGACGCCGTTCAGCGCCTGGTCATCGGTACCGTAGGTCTCCATCAGCGAGAGGAGGTCGCCCAGGGAGAGCTTCTGCTCGGCGATGCGCTGGCGCAGCTCTGGCGTGGTGTTGGCCTTGGCCACTTGCGTGGCCACGTAGAGCCCTTCCACCCAGCCGCCCGCGATCATCAGGGCGCTGATGTTGTCGCGGTCATTCACCTTCAGGTACCGGTCCATGTCCCAATAGGTCTCGCTGATGATATCGAGCAGCTTGTCGCGGTCATTCTGGTGCTTCTCCATCAGCTCCAGCGTGCTGTCGCTGAATGCGCTGGTGACGCCCAGCTTGTCGGCCAGCCGCCGGGCACAGCTCGTGTAGAACATGCTCTCCTGGGTATGGTTGAAGACGCTGGCGTAGCTAAGGTCAGCGCCATAGACCCCCAGATTGAGTGCTTGCTTGCTGGCGGCCGTGTACTTGTCCACGTTCTTCACATCGTTCAGGATGGCACCCTGGTAGTTCGCACCCGCCTTCTTCAGCAGGGCCGCCGTCTCCATGGGCGAGGGGATGTTGTAGAAGATCTTGCGGGTGCGGCCCATGCGCTCGCTCTGGGCGAGGCTGTCGGCGGCGTCTGTCGTCAGGGTGTCTTGCGGCTGCTGATTCCCACCGCAGCCCGCGAGCAGGGCGAGCAGGGCCATCGGGAGCACGAGGCGCGATATTCGCTTGGTGGTCATGGGACAATGGTGGCGGATGTGGCCGCTCCAAATGTCCCCTTGTTCCCCCTGGGCCTCAGTGCGCCTCAAGCCAGTTTTTCCCCACGCCCATGTCAACAACCAACGGCACATCAAGGGAAAGCGCGCCTTCCATCCGCTCCTTCACCAGCGCCTTCAACTCCTCCGCCTCCTCCTTGAATGCATCGAACACCAGTTCGTCGTGCACCTGCAGCAGCAGCCTGCTCTTCAGCCCCTGCGCCTTGATGTCGCGGTGGATGTTCACCATGGCCACCTTGATGATGTCCGCTGCCGAACCCTGCATGGGCGCGTTGATGGCGATGCGCTCGGCCTGGGCCCGCACGGTGTTGTTGGCGCTGGTGATGTCCGGCAGGTAGCGGCGCCGGCCCATCAGGGTCTTGATGTAGCCGTGTGTGCGGCAGAAGCCGATCATCTCATCCATGTAGTTGCGCACGCCGGGGAACTGCGCGAAGTAGTCGTCGATGATCTGCTTGGCCTCGGCGCGGGGGATGCCCAGGTTCTGGCTGAGACCGAAGGCCCCCTGCCCGTAGGCGATGCCGAAGTTCACGGCCTTGGCGCGGCTGCGCTGCTCGCGCGTCACCTCGGCGATGTCCACGTTGAACACCTTGGCCGCCGTGGCCGCGTGGATGTCCAGCCCGTGCCGGAAGGCCTCCTGCATGTTGCGATCGCCGCTCATGTGGGCGATGATGCGCAGCTCGATCTGGCTGTAGTCCGCACTGAGCAGCTGGTATTCCTCACTGCGCGGCACGAAGGCCTTGCGGATCTCGCGGCCCTTCTCCGTGCGGATGGGAATGTTCTGCAGGTTGGGGTCGTTGCTGGCCAGGCGCCCGGTGGCGGCCACGGTCTGCAGGTAGCTGGTGTGCACGCGGTGCGTGACGGGGTCGGCCGCTTCGGGCAGGGTGTCCACATAGGTGCCCTTCAGCTTGCGCAGGCTGCGGTAGTCCAGGATCAGCGGGATGGCGGGGTGCGCGTTGCTCAGCTCCTGCAGGATGTCCTCGCTGGTCTGGTACTGGCCGGTCTTGGCGGTCTTCTTCACCTTGTCGCCGCCGAGCTTGAGGGTCTCGAAGAGCACATCGCCGAGCTGCTTGGGGCTGTCGATGTTGAAGCTCACCCCGCAGGCCTGGTGGATGGCGTCCTGCAGGCGCACCAGCTCCGTGCCGAGATCCTCGCTGAACTGCCTCAGGGCCGGGATGTCGATGCGGATGCCCTCTGTCTCCATGTCGGCAAGCACATGCACCAACGGCATCTCCACGTCATTGAAGAGGGCGGTGACCTCATCCTGCTTCAGCAGCGGCTCCAGCTTTCCGGCGAGCTGCCAGGTGACGTCCGCGTCCTCGGCGGCGTATTCCTTCACCAGCTCCACCTCCACGTCGCGCATGCTCTTCTGCACCTTCCCGCGGCCTTTCTCACCGATGAGCGTGGTGATGCTCACCGGCCGGTAGCCCAGGTAGGTCTCGCTCAGGTAGTCCATGCCGTGCTTCTGCACATCGGGCTTCAGCAGGAAATGCGCCACCATGGTATCGAAAAGCGGGCCCTTCACCTCCACGCCGTACCGGGCCAGTACGCGGATGTCGTACTTGGCGTTCTGCGCCACCTTGCCGATCGTTTCATTCTCCAGGACGGGCTTGAAGATGTCCACGATGCGCTGGGCCTCGGCCTTGTCCTCGGGCACGGGCACGTAGTGGCCTTCGTGGGGCTTCCAGCTGAAGGCGAGACCCACCAGTTCGGCCACGCGCTCGTCGGTGCTGGTGGTCTCCGTATCGAAGCAGAAGCGCGACTGCTTCTTGAGCTGGG
Protein-coding regions in this window:
- the polA gene encoding DNA polymerase I; its protein translation is MTAHRTPERPVETASDADKRLFLLDAYALIYRAYFSFIRTPRLNSKGFNTSAAFGFTTTLLDLIRREKPTHIAVVFDTAAPTERHETLLDYKANREEMPDDIRSNVPYIRRIIEALRIPVLESDGYEADDVIGTLAKKAEAEGYTTYMVTPDKDFGQLVTDKIIMYKPGRGGEPPEKLGPKEICERWGLERTEQVKDILGLMGDAVDNIPGIPGIGEKTAIKLVQQFGSLEGVLENTDKLKGKQQENVIAFADQGRLSKQLATININAPVELDHDALNLDPPDKEKVLEVFSELEFKTLANRVLGGDVNGAAEEPKAAKRGKAAATHPGQVDLFGGQVDAEGNVELTELATIDTVPHRYFLARTNEDLYMLAAQLKKQSRFCFDTETTSTDERVAELVGLAFSWKPHEGHYVPVPEDKAEAQRIVDIFKPVLENETIGKVAQNAKYDIRVLARYGVEVKGPLFDTMVAHFLLKPDVQKHGMDYLSETYLGYRPVSITTLIGEKGRGKVQKSMRDVEVELVKEYAAEDADVTWQLAGKLEPLLKQDEVTALFNDVEMPLVHVLADMETEGIRIDIPALRQFSEDLGTELVRLQDAIHQACGVSFNIDSPKQLGDVLFETLKLGGDKVKKTAKTGQYQTSEDILQELSNAHPAIPLILDYRSLRKLKGTYVDTLPEAADPVTHRVHTSYLQTVAATGRLASNDPNLQNIPIRTEKGREIRKAFVPRSEEYQLLSADYSQIELRIIAHMSGDRNMQEAFRHGLDIHAATAAKVFNVDIAEVTREQRSRAKAVNFGIAYGQGAFGLSQNLGIPRAEAKQIIDDYFAQFPGVRNYMDEMIGFCRTHGYIKTLMGRRRYLPDITSANNTVRAQAERIAINAPMQGSAADIIKVAMVNIHRDIKAQGLKSRLLLQVHDELVFDAFKEEAEELKALVKERMEGALSLDVPLVVDMGVGKNWLEAH